One Solirubrobacter pauli DNA segment encodes these proteins:
- a CDS encoding PAS domain S-box protein, producing the protein MEDTPTPEELELGDSFARILTETTQSLVCVLDREGRILLFNEACERATGYSRNEVLGQLAQDFVIPSEEREAFSDFLDFVWRTGTSSPQVGHWKTKDGARRLIAWSNRPLDGTGLVTTGIDITDRESNRDGALEGDPEAKLVEVSRVANEHKALRRVATLVASEASPERIFTSVSAEVARVLQVNATAVVRYVGDGTAEMVGRHNRDSSAVLPLGTRLPLDDGSALAQVARTAAPARIDDWGGSTAAERFRYGYRSTAAAPIVVGGALWGAVAIASEEALPAEAESRLGEFAELVSLAVASAQARTDLIASRARLVKAGDDQRRRLERNLHDGAQARLVSVALQLRVARASLQRNPDAVPKLLEDAARELDAGLAELREIARGLHPALLVDHGLRRALEVLAERLPLPIALSVIEERLPELLEATVYYIVAEALTNAAKHADADGASVTIARDGAVLRCTIADDGIGGADPAGGTGLLGLRDRAEAVGGTLSFTSPPGQGTTIVAALPLDVT; encoded by the coding sequence ATGGAAGACACGCCCACGCCGGAGGAGCTCGAGCTCGGTGACTCCTTCGCGCGGATCCTCACCGAGACCACGCAATCCCTCGTCTGCGTCCTTGACCGCGAGGGCCGGATCCTGCTGTTCAACGAGGCGTGCGAGCGGGCGACGGGCTACAGCCGCAACGAGGTGCTGGGGCAGCTCGCGCAGGACTTCGTGATCCCGTCGGAGGAGCGCGAGGCGTTCAGCGACTTCCTCGACTTCGTGTGGCGGACGGGCACGTCGAGCCCGCAGGTCGGCCACTGGAAGACCAAGGACGGCGCGCGGCGGCTGATCGCGTGGTCGAACCGGCCGCTGGACGGCACCGGGCTCGTCACGACCGGGATCGACATCACCGACCGCGAGTCCAACCGCGACGGCGCGCTCGAGGGCGACCCGGAGGCCAAGCTCGTCGAGGTCTCGCGCGTCGCGAACGAGCACAAGGCGCTGCGCCGCGTCGCGACGCTCGTGGCGTCCGAGGCCTCGCCGGAGCGGATCTTCACGTCGGTCTCGGCGGAGGTCGCCCGCGTGCTGCAGGTCAACGCGACCGCGGTCGTGCGCTACGTCGGCGACGGCACGGCGGAGATGGTCGGCCGGCACAACCGCGACAGCTCCGCGGTGCTGCCCCTCGGCACGCGCCTGCCGCTCGACGACGGCTCCGCGCTCGCGCAGGTGGCGCGCACGGCCGCGCCCGCCCGGATCGACGACTGGGGCGGGAGCACCGCCGCGGAGCGCTTCCGCTACGGCTACCGGTCCACCGCCGCGGCGCCGATCGTGGTCGGCGGCGCGCTCTGGGGCGCGGTCGCGATCGCGAGCGAGGAGGCCCTGCCCGCCGAGGCCGAGAGCCGCCTGGGCGAGTTCGCCGAGCTCGTGTCGCTCGCCGTGGCCTCGGCGCAGGCCCGCACCGACCTGATCGCCTCGCGCGCACGCCTGGTGAAGGCCGGCGACGACCAGCGCCGCCGGCTCGAGCGCAACCTGCACGACGGCGCGCAGGCCCGGCTCGTCTCGGTCGCGCTGCAGCTGCGCGTCGCCCGCGCGTCGCTCCAGCGCAACCCGGACGCGGTGCCGAAGCTGCTGGAGGACGCGGCCCGCGAGCTGGACGCCGGCCTCGCCGAGCTGCGGGAGATCGCCCGCGGCCTGCACCCGGCGCTGCTCGTCGACCACGGGCTGCGTCGCGCGCTCGAGGTGCTCGCCGAGCGCCTCCCGCTGCCGATCGCGCTGAGCGTGATCGAGGAGCGCCTGCCGGAGCTGCTCGAGGCCACCGTCTACTACATCGTCGCCGAGGCGCTCACCAACGCCGCCAAGCACGCCGACGCCGACGGTGCGTCCGTGACCATCGCGCGGGACGGCGCCGTCTTGCGCTGCACGATCGCCGACGACGGCATCGGCGGGGCCGACCCGGCCGGCGGCACCGGCCTGCTCGGCCTGCGCGACCGCGCGGAGGCGGTCGGCGGCACCCTGTCGTTCACCAGCCCGCCCGGCCAGGGCACGACGATCG